In Bacillus thuringiensis, the DNA window CTTTTTGTACAATGTTCACATCAAATATTGAAATTTTCATATTACCTCCATACTATTTTTATAGCCACTAATAATCATTTTATCTTTTATTTACAAATCGAAATATTGATTCCTCTTACATTTTCCTTACATTTTTGTAATGGATGAATGGACTAAGTCCAAAAAACAATATATAAAGTTTCAAAGATTAGAAGCGCGTTTCATCTACTCTCACACTAAGATGACATCCACGCTACTTTCGAATAACCATTATTCTCACACTGAAATAATGCATTACAAATACAAAGCATGTTGTGCCCCTCTATCAAGAGTGATTCCCCCATACCAATCTTCTGCTACATGCATTACTACTGTAGCTTGAATTAAATTGTATTTTCCTTATTCCTTTACTTCTCTCTTTTGTTGATAAGTTAAGTAAGGGGTTCTTTCTCCTTACTTAACTTATGTACGTTACTCTTTAACGATTCTTGATGTTCGATTGTTTCTTTCAATAATTGATTCTCTTTATATACCTTATAAACGTCTTCTATATTGTGAATAATATTCTGTACATGCCTATTATTCATACATCATCAATACATTCAGAAGAACAATTGAAAGAAATAATACTATTTTCTTCTTAGAAAACTACATAATTATCCCGCTACTCTTTATCATTTTTTATCTACATACTAAAGAGTGCTAGTGATTGTATACAGAATAAATGCAGCTTAGATAAAGTTCAGCTAAACTTTATCTTCTTTATAAAAAATTTTAAACTTATCATATACTGCCACTATATCTGAAACTTGCTCGTTACTTTGTTCATTGAATGTAACTTATAATTTCTATAACTAATTATGTGTTATTATTACTTGCTCTTTGACTTTAGTAGGTATTTCATCTACTTGCACTTCTTCCCATTCCATACCATAACTTCCTTTAGATCTGACTTTTAAATATGCCCCTATCCTTAAATGTTTTGAAGAAGTCATCGTAATCTTTTGCTCTTGACCGGATTCATTATATCCTTTGAATTTATATTCCCATCTAGCAAAACCTTTGTTTTCAGCCCCATATTTCCCATCATTATCAACAACGGCATAATAAATATCTTCTTTAATAAACGGATTGAGTTGATCTACAATCGGTCCACCTTTTACCATAAGTAATGTCATTCCAACTATAATCAATACGATAAACGCACTTATTTTTTTCATGAAACTTTCTATTCCCCTCTTCTCAAATACATTAATTAACTTCCACTTAAAGGACCTGTTCTAAATCAATCGCGCGCTATCACTTATTCTTATCTATTAAAATGTAACCAAAATTCCTAATGCTCTTCTAATTCAATTGGCAATAAGATAATAAATTGAATAACCCCATTTTCATATTCCGCTCGAATTTCTCCTTTGTGCAATTCAACAATACTTTTTGCAATTGCAAGACCCAAGCCTGAACCTTCTACAGCTCTACTTCTAGATTGATCTTTTTTATAAAAACGCTCAAATAAGTTCTCTAACTCTTTTTTTGTAAATTCTTCACTATGATTTGTTATTGAGACTTTAATATGACGTTCTTCCCTTTGAATGGAAACTTTAATTTCTCTCTTTTCTATACTATATTTGATTGCATTTATTAAGAGATTTTCAAACACACGTACCATTTTTTCCGAATCTACAACAGCATATATACGGTTTCCCTCAAAATTTTTCACAAAAGAAAGATTATGTTCCTCCGCTTGTGGTACTAACTCTTCTATTAATTGATCAAGTAGTTCATTCATGCACACTTCTTGTAAATCTAATGCCTTATTTTCATCTGTTAGTTTTGTATACTCAAACAAATCTTCTATTAACATCTTCAACTGTTCTGATTTTGAAAAGGCAATTTTTATATACTCATCATGCTGTTCTTTATTTTCATATTTCGCATCACCTAGTAAACGTAAATATCCCATAATTGAAGTAAGTGGTGTTCTTAAATCATGTGATACATTTGTAATCAATTCACTTTTTTGTTTCTCTATTTGTTTTTCTTTTTCTATATTAGCCAAAAGCTTTTCTGCCATTTGATTAATATTTGAAGTCAATAAACCTATTTCATCTTGACCCGCCTGTTTGATTTTGTATTGTAAGTTCCCTTTCGAAAACTCCCTTACTCCTTCTGCCATCGCTTCAATCTGATTCATCTTCCTTTTCGTTACATAAAAAAATGAAAGTAGAAAAGTAATGAAACCTAGTAAAGATGGAAATGGGCTATTATCCTTCACTATATACTTCACATTTCCTTGTGGTATACCACTTGCAATGATATACATATTTTTCGTATTAACAGTAACCGGATAAAAGGTTGTAAACTCCTTACGCGTTTGTTCAGTTCCGTCTTGAATTAAATTCTGCGCCTCTACATATCGTACTTGATCCATTTTAAAGTCCATCACATTACGCATCGTCTCATGAAGATTAATCTGTTCTTCCGGTGCTCCCTTTGTTTTATAAACGACTTTCCCATTCTCATCTATTATTAAAACCTTCAATTGATTTTGATGATTTAACTGATCAAGCAGTTCTTGTATATTAATTTCCTTGCCTTCTTCTGTCATACTTTCAACAAGCCTTTGTGTCTGTCCATCAATGGCTTCCATACCTGATGCATAATCAATGATAGACATTTTATTCGCATCCTCGAAAAAGGAAGTTGAAGACCAGCCTACTAATACACCAAGTAATGTACAGAAAGTAAATGTAGTAATTAGCTGTACCCGTATGCTCCTTTGCAAATAACTCACTGTTTTACCTATCATTTTTTTAAAAACTTGATTCATCCATACTATCGGTTTAAATATCTTTCTCAATCTTGTAGCCAACTCCCCATACCGTTTTAATGTAACGAGGCTTTCTTGGAATTGCCTCTATCTTTTCACGTATTTTCCGAATATGTACCATCACAGTATTATCGGATTGGAAAGCTTGCTCTTTCCATACTCTTTCATAAATTTGCTCTGCATTTAATACCATTCCTTGATTTCGTGCAAGCAATTCTAACACCTCAAACTCTCTCGGTGTCAATTTCACCTCTTCATTTGCAATAATGACCTGCCGTGTTACTATATTGATTTTCATATCCCCAATTTCAAATACATTTTCATCCTGTACACTTGCCCCACTCATTTTCATATATCTCCGAAGTTGTGATTTAATACGAGCGATGAGTTCAAGTGGATTAAATGGCTTTGCCACATAATCGTCCGCCCCAGTTGTTAATCCTAAAATCTTATCCATATCTTGCGTTTTCGCTGATAGCATAATAATGGGCATTTCAGCTATTTCTCTTACTTTCATACACATATGGATACCATCTATTTTCGGCATCATAATATCAAGTACAATTAGATGCACGTCTCTTTTCCTTACTATTTCTAACCCCTCTTCACCATCTCCAGCTTGTAATACTTCGTACCCTTCATTCTTCAAATAGATGGCGATAAGTTTTCTAATTTCCTTCTCATCGTCCACGATAAGTATCGTTTCTTTACTCACAAAATCTCCTCCAGCATCATTTACCAAACTATGAATGTTGCTTTACTTCACTCACTACTGCATTCTTCTTATGCATATACACATAAGAAATACTAGAAACTATGATAACGATGCCACCAAAATATATACCATACTCGGTCACAAGGGTTACTATCATTTCTATGTGCTTTCCAAATATAGATCCTAGTACAAAGTAAACTAACGTCCAAACAAATCCTGTCACATAAGAATAAATCGCATACGTTTTAAATGACATGTTATTCATTCCTACTAAATACGGTACGATATGTCTCACAACGGGGATAAAATAACTTATTACTAATGCATAATGACCATATTTCCCTACTATCTCTTGTGATTTTAAAAGGTACTTCGCCTTTTTCTTTTTCCTCAATTTTTCAATTACTTTTATGCCAAATATTTTCCCTAGTATATACCCTAAAGAAAGACCTGATACAACACCTAAATATGTTAATAAAAAAGCTGGAATCACACTTAATATACCCATCGATGATACAAACCCACCACTCATAACAATCATTTCATCAGGAATCGGCATACCGACGATTCCGAGCCATAAACAAAAGAATAATGCCCAATAACCGTATTGCTGAATGTACGATAATAATTCATGTAATTCCATTATGCATACGCTCTCCTTAGTTCTTTTTTACAACTAAAGACATAAGCTGGTGGGAAATTAAGCCACACTTTTTCTAGTGTAATTTCAGGGAAGAAATGCTGTATAAATCCTTTTTTCACAAGTGAATATTGAAATGTAATAAATTCACCTTTCTCATGTATCGCTTCCATTACATTGTTTAAAATGCACTTTGAAACTTCTTCTGGTAAAGAAGTAAAAGGTAATCCCGATAAAACGTAATCCACGCATTCTATATGAAATTCTTCCATATACTTCTTTATATTTTCAGCTGAACCGTGTACAACAATGACGTTCTGTTCATCTTTAAACTTTCTTGTTAACTCTTTGCAAAACACTTCATTAATTTCAATAAGAAGAAATATTGTCTCCTTCTTCTTTCTCTTCATAATTTCTTTCGTAAAAACTCCTGTACCAGGCCCTAACTCTACAATGCATTTCGCTCTATGAAAATCAATTACATCTACCATTTTCTTTGCTAATATTTTTGAACTTGGCGCAATAGCGCCAGTATGTTTCGGATGTTTAATAAATTCATGTAAGAATGTTATGAGTTGCATGTAAACCTCTCCCCATTCGTTCAATAGTTTTTAACTTGTGTCTAAGTATAACTATCGTTTCTTAACAAAAATTGAGGAGATTTCTTAAGATTTTATGAAGAATGTATCATTTATTCTTATACATATAATATTTATTGTTCAGTATATAAAAATACATTTTATATTCATTAATTTGGTATAATGGATATAAAATGTATTTTTATGTAAGGTACCATCACTACATCTATTTTCATACAACATCTGTGGAAATTAATCTGTAAATCACCTTTCACTCTTATCCAATATATGTAATCATTTTCATGTGCGCGAAAAAATTCAAATAATAAGGAATTTACACCTTATAGAGACGAATGTATATTTAAATATTAATATTTAGTATTTCAAAACTATTTAAAAGGAGAAGGTAATGAATAACTCCATCGACCTACAGCACTTATGTGACCTTGTACATATCACTTTTCATGTACCTGTTCAATTTTTATCTACTGATAGAAAAATTGTGTATGAATCTACTTCTCATACGAGTGGTAGTCCGTTTTATTCTTCTAAAGAAGAACATCTGAATGAACTTTATCAAGAAAACGCTCCTTGTAATTTTCCAGTTTTCAAAGGGAATAAGTATCTTGAGAATTTCATTAGCATCCATATAACAGATCATGAACATATAAAAGGAACAATTATAATCGGACCTACTACCTATCCAAAAGTATCAGATGAAATGGCGATTAAACTTATGAAATATTTCAACTGTAATAATAAAATGCAACAAGGAGTAGACTACTATCAATTTCTACCCGAGATAAAGAAAAGTACGCTAATTGATATAAGTATTTGGTTACATTACGTAATTTTCAATGAAAAATTAGATCGCGATATTGTTTGGGAGAAAAATAAATTACTCGAAGACGTTTCTTATAAAATCGTAAATCCTGATCTATATATTTCCAAACGTCGCCGGCATGATCCGCAAAATTATGACATATCATTGGAACGTAAATTTTTTTCAGCAATTAAAGAAGGCAATAAAGAAAAGGTCATACAATATGCATATTCATTCCCTCAAGAAGATGCGGCAATATCATCCAAAGGCAATCAACTGAGAAACCAAAAAAATAACGGTATTATCGCAATTACGCTAGCTATTCGATATGCGATAGACGGTAATCTTCCATCACATATTGCTTTTTCACTCGGTACTTTATATATACAAACGATTGAAAAGTTAGATAACATGTATTCCGTAAATAGATTAATTGAAGATGCATTATGTACTTTTGCAGAACGTGTAAAAGAATATAGTAATCAAGCATATTCTAATTCCATTACTACGTGCCTAAATCATATTCACAAACATATTTACGATGAAATATCTCTTAATGACCTTGCTAACCTTTTACATATCTCCCCTACTTATTTATCAAAATTATTTAAAAAAGAAGTGGGAATTCCTTTCATTGAATACATTCAGAGAGAACGAGTAGAAGAAGCTAAAAAATTATTAACATTAACAACCTATCCATTATCAGATATTTGTGCCTGGCTTAATTTTAATGATCAAAGTTATTTCACAAGAGTCTTCAAAAAAATTACTAGTATGACGCCTAGACAATATCGTGAAAATCATACTGTCATATAAAAACGCTTTCCTAATAGAAGGTGAGATAGTTGTCATACTATCTCACCTTCATCAAATCCATTTATTCTCCTTCAAATTCACCTTAATATAGTTTTAATCCCATTCAAAAAAGTACAAGAATGACAAATAATTACTATAAATAAGTTATTAACTTTGGTAATTTTTTAGTACTAAGCAAATTTGACTCCCAATCATACATAATAAAACGAACATAAGGTACTTCTGCATGATCAGTAGTACCTACTTCCATAGTGATTAACCTTCCTATATAGAAAATATATTGTTAGGAGAATAGAAAGTATGAGTAGTACAAATATATCAAAACCGGCTGACATGAAAGAATCGCGAAAAGTATCACCATACGATGATAGAGAAAGAATTGAAGATACTTTATTACGCTCATTCATTTCAGAAAGAGAAATATTGATCACTTATTATAAAGATGGTTATTTCCCTACAATCTATATGACTGTAATTGAATTAAATCCTTTGAAACGTTCTTTAATATGCATAGATGCCTTTGACCGGAAACATACTTTTAGTTTTATAGATATAATTGATGCGCGTTAATTATTTCTATAAAACTAAAAATAGCCATTTACCTCATAAAAAATGAGGGAAATGGCTATTTTATTTCCTTACAGCTTCACTTATTATTTCGCACTCACAATCTTATAATAAGAACGAACTGTGATAAAGTAATATCCAATATAAATAACACTATATACTCCGATACTAATTAGAAGGGGAATCATAATTTCAAATGGTAGTATGTTCCCTAAACCTTTTAATGCAAACAAGCTGTGCAGGATTCCGATTACTAATGGAATCGCAAAGATAAAGCTTACTTGTTTTGCAATAGCTTTTTTCATTTCTTGTTTTGTGACCCCTATTTTGTGAAGGACAACATAACGCTCACGATCAGCATTTGCTTCTGTTAATTGTTTAAAGTAAATGATGGAACCTGTTGCTAGTAAGAATACAAGACCTAAGAACATTCCAATAAACATCATTAATCCTGTTCCTTCAAGCCCCATATGGAAACCAGTGTAGAAATCTCTAAATGATGGCACCATTTCTGATTCACCAGCTGGCATCACTTTTGTTAATTTTTCTGTTAACACTTTACTATCTTTTTCATTTTTCACATCAATATTTTTTACAACGCGTGTTCCAAATGCTTGCTTCGCTTGCTCATACATTTCATCTGAAACAACAACAACTAATTCACCTAAATTTGTCATCGCAACGTCATTTGCGCCTTGGATTTTTAATTGCTTCGTTTCGTTTCCAATTTGGAATACTGCTTTATTTCCTTTATATTGTGGACTAAACTCATGCCCTTCAATATATGAACTATCATATATAAATGCTTCACCAGCAGCTACATTTACTGTTTCTGCGTCGATTTTTTTAGCAAGTTTATTAAATTCCGACTGAGACATAAACTGATATTTCTCTGAAATCGTATAGTTCATATTTAGAATGAAATCAACTTTTTCTCCGTCAAACTTCCCTTTTACAGGAACTGTCTCAATTTCAAATTGATCTTTGATTGGGTGATTTTTCTTCTCTTCTGCAAAAATTGCATTTACTTTCTTATCAAGCGCTGCATCTTTTTTCTCATAAGAATAGCTATATGGTGCAACTGCTTTTGATTGCGTAAATGTGTTGTAATACATCGTAACTGATGTACCAACCGCTGTTAATGTTACCGCGCTTAAAATAGAAATTGTCGCAAGTGACTTTGCATTTCCTTTAATACGATATAGTAGCTGTGACGTCGTTACCATATTCATACCGTTATAAAACGATGATTTATTAGTTCTGGCACGTTTCAATACGAATACTGTAAAGAACATAAATAGTAAGTACGTACCTAATACTGTCGCCAGTAAAATATAAAGTGCAACTGCCATAAAGTCTGCATATTTAACTGCCTTCATGAACATTAATGCTAAGAAATAACCTGAACCGATTAAAACAACTGAAATTAATGCCATCACTACTGACCCTTTCGGCATTGCTTCTCCTTCACGTTCTGCACGGAAAAGTTCAATTAACTTAAATCGATAAATTAAACGATATCCTTGAAGTGATGTATACAAAATAATCACAAAGAAAATAAGTGCTGTATCGATAATGGCAGCCATCGGTACTTCAAAATGAACATTTAAGTTTAATCCCATCATATTTACTAATAATTCAAGGAATAATTTTGAAAGGACACTACCAATCGCAATCCCGATTACTAATGACATTAATCCCATTAACATATTTTCATAAAAGAGCATTTTACCGATTTGTCTTTTTCGAATACCTAATAAGGAATATAATCCAACTTCTTTTTTACGCTTCCTTGTAAAGAAACCGTTTGAATATATAATGAACACTGCCACGAAAATAATTAGCATGACACTTGAAACTTGAAATGCACCGCTAATTTTTTTAGAAGCTTCCGCAGCTTTTTCCATTTGTGAATTATACTGCAACGCCTTAAATGTAAAATAAATAACGATACTAAAGATCATAGATGCAAAATATACAAAGTAGTCTTTAAAATTCCGCTGTATGTTGCGGAGGGCAATGCTAGATAAGGTCATCAGCCATACCTCCAGAAATAGAAGACATTACGTCAACGACTTGTTGGAAGAACTGTTTACGCGTTAACTCGCCGCGGTGCAATTCTTTATATAACTCACCATCTTTAATGAAAATAACTCGTTTACAATAACTCGCCGCAAACGCATCATGCGTTACCATTAAAATTGTAGAATTATCATATTCATTTAACGACTTCATACTTTCAAGTAAATCTGTTGCAGATTTAGAATCAAGCGCTCCAGTTGGCTCGTCCCCGAAAATCATACTTGGATTCGTAACGATTGCACGTGATGCCGCGCATCTTTGCTTCTGTCCACCAGATACTTGATATGGAAACTGACTCAAAATATGATCAATACCAAATTTCTTTGAGATTTCAAGAACGCGGCGATCAATTTCATTTGCCTTTACT includes these proteins:
- a CDS encoding helix-turn-helix domain-containing protein; translation: MNNSIDLQHLCDLVHITFHVPVQFLSTDRKIVYESTSHTSGSPFYSSKEEHLNELYQENAPCNFPVFKGNKYLENFISIHITDHEHIKGTIIIGPTTYPKVSDEMAIKLMKYFNCNNKMQQGVDYYQFLPEIKKSTLIDISIWLHYVIFNEKLDRDIVWEKNKLLEDVSYKIVNPDLYISKRRRHDPQNYDISLERKFFSAIKEGNKEKVIQYAYSFPQEDAAISSKGNQLRNQKNNGIIAITLAIRYAIDGNLPSHIAFSLGTLYIQTIEKLDNMYSVNRLIEDALCTFAERVKEYSNQAYSNSITTCLNHIHKHIYDEISLNDLANLLHISPTYLSKLFKKEVGIPFIEYIQRERVEEAKKLLTLTTYPLSDICAWLNFNDQSYFTRVFKKITSMTPRQYRENHTVI
- a CDS encoding ABC transporter permease; protein product: MTLSSIALRNIQRNFKDYFVYFASMIFSIVIYFTFKALQYNSQMEKAAEASKKISGAFQVSSVMLIIFVAVFIIYSNGFFTRKRKKEVGLYSLLGIRKRQIGKMLFYENMLMGLMSLVIGIAIGSVLSKLFLELLVNMMGLNLNVHFEVPMAAIIDTALIFFVIILYTSLQGYRLIYRFKLIELFRAEREGEAMPKGSVVMALISVVLIGSGYFLALMFMKAVKYADFMAVALYILLATVLGTYLLFMFFTVFVLKRARTNKSSFYNGMNMVTTSQLLYRIKGNAKSLATISILSAVTLTAVGTSVTMYYNTFTQSKAVAPYSYSYEKKDAALDKKVNAIFAEEKKNHPIKDQFEIETVPVKGKFDGEKVDFILNMNYTISEKYQFMSQSEFNKLAKKIDAETVNVAAGEAFIYDSSYIEGHEFSPQYKGNKAVFQIGNETKQLKIQGANDVAMTNLGELVVVVSDEMYEQAKQAFGTRVVKNIDVKNEKDSKVLTEKLTKVMPAGESEMVPSFRDFYTGFHMGLEGTGLMMFIGMFLGLVFLLATGSIIYFKQLTEANADRERYVVLHKIGVTKQEMKKAIAKQVSFIFAIPLVIGILHSLFALKGLGNILPFEIMIPLLISIGVYSVIYIGYYFITVRSYYKIVSAK
- a CDS encoding YolD-like family protein, whose protein sequence is MSSTNISKPADMKESRKVSPYDDRERIEDTLLRSFISEREILITYYKDGYFPTIYMTVIELNPLKRSLICIDAFDRKHTFSFIDIIDAR
- a CDS encoding class I SAM-dependent methyltransferase, which translates into the protein MQLITFLHEFIKHPKHTGAIAPSSKILAKKMVDVIDFHRAKCIVELGPGTGVFTKEIMKRKKKETIFLLIEINEVFCKELTRKFKDEQNVIVVHGSAENIKKYMEEFHIECVDYVLSGLPFTSLPEEVSKCILNNVMEAIHEKGEFITFQYSLVKKGFIQHFFPEITLEKVWLNFPPAYVFSCKKELRRAYA
- a CDS encoding ABC transporter ATP-binding protein, which gives rise to MKTVLEAKNIEKVYDTGGNKFAALKGINLQVKEGEFVGIMGPSGSGKTTLLNVLSTIDNATNGEILIDGKDIVKMNDDKLALFRRDHLGFIFQDYNLLDTLTVKENIALPLALSKVKANEIDRRVLEISKKFGIDHILSQFPYQVSGGQKQRCAASRAIVTNPSMIFGDEPTGALDSKSATDLLESMKSLNEYDNSTILMVTHDAFAASYCKRVIFIKDGELYKELHRGELTRKQFFQQVVDVMSSISGGMADDLI
- a CDS encoding sensor histidine kinase is translated as MRKIFKPIVWMNQVFKKMIGKTVSYLQRSIRVQLITTFTFCTLLGVLVGWSSTSFFEDANKMSIIDYASGMEAIDGQTQRLVESMTEEGKEINIQELLDQLNHQNQLKVLIIDENGKVVYKTKGAPEEQINLHETMRNVMDFKMDQVRYVEAQNLIQDGTEQTRKEFTTFYPVTVNTKNMYIIASGIPQGNVKYIVKDNSPFPSLLGFITFLLSFFYVTKRKMNQIEAMAEGVREFSKGNLQYKIKQAGQDEIGLLTSNINQMAEKLLANIEKEKQIEKQKSELITNVSHDLRTPLTSIMGYLRLLGDAKYENKEQHDEYIKIAFSKSEQLKMLIEDLFEYTKLTDENKALDLQEVCMNELLDQLIEELVPQAEEHNLSFVKNFEGNRIYAVVDSEKMVRVFENLLINAIKYSIEKREIKVSIQREERHIKVSITNHSEEFTKKELENLFERFYKKDQSRSRAVEGSGLGLAIAKSIVELHKGEIRAEYENGVIQFIILLPIELEEH
- a CDS encoding DedA family protein, whose translation is MELHELLSYIQQYGYWALFFCLWLGIVGMPIPDEMIVMSGGFVSSMGILSVIPAFLLTYLGVVSGLSLGYILGKIFGIKVIEKLRKKKKAKYLLKSQEIVGKYGHYALVISYFIPVVRHIVPYLVGMNNMSFKTYAIYSYVTGFVWTLVYFVLGSIFGKHIEMIVTLVTEYGIYFGGIVIIVSSISYVYMHKKNAVVSEVKQHS
- a CDS encoding YxeA family protein, which encodes MKKISAFIVLIIVGMTLLMVKGGPIVDQLNPFIKEDIYYAVVDNDGKYGAENKGFARWEYKFKGYNESGQEQKITMTSSKHLRIGAYLKVRSKGSYGMEWEEVQVDEIPTKVKEQVIITHN
- a CDS encoding response regulator transcription factor, coding for MSKETILIVDDEKEIRKLIAIYLKNEGYEVLQAGDGEEGLEIVRKRDVHLIVLDIMMPKIDGIHMCMKVREIAEMPIIMLSAKTQDMDKILGLTTGADDYVAKPFNPLELIARIKSQLRRYMKMSGASVQDENVFEIGDMKINIVTRQVIIANEEVKLTPREFEVLELLARNQGMVLNAEQIYERVWKEQAFQSDNTVMVHIRKIREKIEAIPRKPRYIKTVWGVGYKIEKDI